In one window of Oryza sativa Japonica Group chromosome 9, ASM3414082v1 DNA:
- the LOC4347747 gene encoding putrescine hydroxycinnamoyltransferase 3, with product MEVKVLSSKLVKPAYNGGVAAAPDVEYIPLSIFDKVTYKMQMAIIYAFPPPAPSTAAIEKGLAAVLAQYRAFAGQLGESPDGEAAVVLNDRGARLVEAAVDADLVDMAPAKPTPELLRLHPDLEGELQEVVLLQLTRFRCGSLAVGFTSNHVVADGHATSNFLVAWGRATRGLPMGAPPVHHHAALFKPRPSPHVEHDHRNREYYLPAAGDDSHGHGDGGAADNIVIHKAHFTKDFIAGLRAAASEGRGRPFSRFETILAHLWRTMTRARGLSPDEASTIRLSVDGRHRLGAPAEYFGNLVLWAFPRATVGDLLTRPLKHAAQVIHDEVARVDGAYFRSFLDFALSGAGGDKEGLAPSAVLKDVLCPNAEVDSWLTFPFYELDFGTGSPTYFMPSYFPTEGMLFLVPSYLGDGSVDAFVPVFNHNLEAFKECCYSME from the coding sequence ATGGAGGTCAAGGTATTGAGCAGCAAGCTCGTCAAGCCCGCCTACAATGGCGGTGTCGCCGCGGCCCCCGACGTGGAGTATATTCCTTTGTCGATCTTCGACAAGGTGACGTACAAGATGCAGATGGCGATCATCTACGcgttcccgccgccggcgccgtcgacggcggccaTCGAGAAGGGGCTCGCGGCGGTGCTCGCGCAGTACCGCGCGTTCGCGGGGCAGCTCGGGGAGTCGcccgacggcgaggcggcggtggtgctgaACGACCGCGGCGCGCggctggtggaggcggcggtggacgccgACCTCGTGGACATGGCGCCGGCGAAGCCCACGCCGGAGCTGCTCCGGCTGCACCCGGACCTGGAGGGGGAGCTCCAGGAGGTGGTGCTGCTCCAGCTGACGCGGTTCAGGTGCGGCTCCCTCGCCGTCGGGTTCACCTCCAaccacgtcgtcgccgacggccaCGCCACCAGCAACTTCCTCGTGGCGTGGGGGCGCGCCACCAGGGGGCTCCCCATGGGCGCCCCGCCCGTGCACCACCACGCCGCCCTCTTCAAGCCCCGCCCCTCGCCGCACGTCGAGCACGACCACCGCAACAGAGAGTActacctccccgccgccggcgacgacagccacggccacggcgacggcggcgcggcggacaaCATCGTGATCCACAAGGCGCACTTCACCAAGGACTTCATCGCCGGCctccgcgcggcggcgtcggagggGCGCGGCCGGCCGTTCAGCCGGTTCGAGACCATCCTCGCCCACCTATGGCGCACTATGACGCGCGCCCGCGGGCTCAGCCCCGACGAGGCCTCCACCATCCGCCTCTCCGTcgacggccgccaccgcctcggcgCGCCGGCGGAGTACTTCGGCAACCTCGTCCTCTGGGCGTTCCCGCGCGCCACCGTCGGCGACCTCCTCACCCGGCCGCTCAAGCACGCCGCGCAGGTGATCCACGACGAGGTGGCGCGCGTCGACGGCGCCTACTTCCGCTCCTTCCTCGACTTCGccctctccggcgccggcggcgacaaggAGGGGCTCGCGCCGAGCGCCGTGCTCAAGGACGTGCTGTGCCCGAACGCCGAGGTGGACAGCTGGCTCACCTTCCCGTTCTACGAGCTCGACTTCGGCACCGGCAGCCCGACCTACTTCATGCCGTCGTACTTTCCGACGGAGGGGATGCTGTTCCTGGTGCCGTCGTACCTCGGCGACGGCAGCGTCGACGCCTTCGTCCCCGTCTTCAACCACAACCTCGAGGCATTCAAGGAGTGCTGCTACTCCATGGagtaa
- the LOC4347748 gene encoding putrescine hydroxycinnamoyltransferase, translated as MEVKVLSSRLVRPSYPASAAAPEEEFVPSSMFDKVTYDMQMAIIYAFRPPGPSVADIEKGLAAVLGVYRLFAGQVVRGGGGELRGVVLNDHGARLVEACVDGSLADIAPAKPSPVVLRLHPSLEGEIEEVVQVQLTRFACGSLAVGFTANHAVADGHATSDFLVAWGRAARGLAVAATAAAPPHHHPGMFRPRDPPLVEFEHRGVEYYRPPPPAAGVDGDVGGDHKQQHGHGGEEASHGIVIHKAHFTKDFIARLRAAASEGRGRPFSRFETILAHVWRTMTRARGLGNPLQSSTIRISVDGRQRLSAPAGYFGNLVLWAFPRATVGDLLGRPLKHAAQVIHDAVARADAAYFRSFVDFASSGAVEGEGLAPTAVLKDVLCPDLEVDSWLTFPFYELDFGGGCPTYFMPSYFPTEGMLFLVPSYLGDGSVDAFVPVFDHNLEAFKQSCYSIE; from the coding sequence ATGGAGGTGAAGGTGTTGAGCTCTAGGCTGGTCAGGCCGTCGTacccggcgtcggcggcggcgccggaggaggagttCGTGCCGTCGTCGATGTTCGACAAGGTGACGTACGACATGCAGATGGCCATCATCTACGCGTTCCGGCCGCCGGGGCCCTCCGTGGCCGACATCGAGAAGGGGCTCGCCGCGGTGCTCGGCGTCTACCGCCTCTTCGCCGGACAGGtggtccgcggcggcggcggcgagctgcggGGCGTCGTGCTGAATGACCATGGGGCCAGGCTGGTCGAGGCCTGCGTGGATGGTAGCCTCGCCGACATCGCACCGGCGaagccgtcgccggtggtgcTGCGGCTGCATCCCAGCCTCGAGGGGGAGATCGAGGAGGTCGTGCAGGTGCAGCTCACGCGGTTCGCGTGCGGCTCGCTGGCCGTCGGGTTCACGGCGAACCACGCCGTCGCGGATGGGCACGCCACCAGCGACTTCCTCGTCGCGTGGGGCCGCGCCGCGCGTGGGCTCGCCGtggccgccacggcggcggcgccgccgcaccaccaccCGGGGATGTTCCGGCCACGCGACCCGCCGCTCGTCGAGTTCGAGCACCGCGGCGTGGAATActaccgcccgccgccgccggcggccggtgtcgacggcgatgtcggcggcgaCCACAAGCAGCagcacgggcacggcggcgaggaggcgagccACGGGATCGTGATCCACAAGGCGCACTTCACCAAGGACTTCATCGCGAGGctccgcgcggcggcgtcggagggGCGCGGCCGGCCGTTCAGCCGGTTCGAGACCATCCTCGCCCACGTGTGGCGCACCATGACGCGGGCGCGGGGGCTCGGCAACCCGCTCCAGAGCTCCACCATCCGCATCTCCGTCGACGGCCGGCAGCGgctgtcggcgccggcggggtaCTTCGGCAACCTCGTCCTCTGGGCGTTCCCGCGCGCCACCGTGGGGGACCTCCTCGGGCGGCCGCTGAAGCACGCGGCGCAGGTGATCCacgacgccgtcgcccgcgccgacgccgcctacTTCCGGTCGTTCGTCGACTTCGCGAGCTCCGGCGCCGTCGAGGGCGAGGGGCTCGCCCCGACCGCCGTGCTCAAGGACGTGCTGTGCCCCGACCTGGAGGTGGACAGCTGGCTCACCTTCCCGTTCTACGAGCTCGActtcggcggcggctgcccgaCCTACTTCATGCCGTCCTACTTCCCGACGGAGGGGATGCTGTTCCTGGTGCCGTCGTACCTCGGCGACGGCAGCGTCGACGCCTTCGTCCCCGTCTTCGACCACAACCTCGAGGCATTCAAGCAGAGCTGCTACTCCATAGAGTAG